One window of the Pseudomonas sp. S04 genome contains the following:
- a CDS encoding lytic murein transglycosylase: MPFSISRRWHLRQLIAATSLVLLVACAEKPTAADAQPLQTIPVPTAPAIVPPVVPTGDNLEIQPTQTFEQWQANFRKDALAAGVSPSLFDRAFAGVTPDMSVIRADRSQPEFSRPVWEYLDGALSALRVRRGQALLEQYAETLGAIEQRYGVDRQVLVSVWGMESNFGSFQGDKSVIRSLATLAYEGRRPGFAHAQLLAALQILQQGDIAPEKMLGSWAGAMGQTQFIPTTYNTHAVDFDGDGRRDIWGSPADALASTAHYLQSSGWQKGQPWGFEVEVPSSFNYSLADGAIRKTVAEWTQLGVKLPNGASVPAGSEQLSAALLLPAGYRGPAFLILDNFRAVLKYNNSSSYALAVNLLSQRFSGGGRINGEWPKDDLPLSRSERIELQNLLSTHNYDAGNPDGIIGANTRKAIRAAQQSFGWPADGYPTHKLLDALRSR; the protein is encoded by the coding sequence ATGCCCTTTAGTATTTCCCGTCGTTGGCACCTGCGCCAACTGATCGCTGCCACAAGCCTCGTTCTGCTTGTCGCCTGCGCGGAAAAACCAACCGCCGCCGACGCCCAACCGCTTCAGACCATTCCTGTCCCGACTGCCCCGGCCATTGTCCCGCCGGTGGTACCGACCGGCGACAATCTCGAGATCCAGCCGACCCAGACCTTCGAGCAATGGCAGGCCAACTTCCGCAAGGACGCGCTCGCCGCCGGTGTCAGCCCGAGCCTGTTCGACCGCGCCTTTGCCGGCGTCACCCCGGACATGAGCGTGATCCGCGCCGACCGCAGCCAGCCAGAGTTCTCCCGTCCGGTGTGGGAATACCTCGATGGCGCGCTGTCAGCCTTGCGCGTGCGCCGCGGCCAGGCGCTGCTGGAGCAATACGCCGAGACCCTGGGCGCGATCGAACAGCGCTACGGCGTCGATCGCCAGGTACTGGTTTCCGTCTGGGGTATGGAAAGCAACTTCGGCAGCTTCCAGGGCGACAAGTCGGTAATCCGCTCGCTCGCGACCCTGGCCTACGAAGGCCGGCGCCCGGGCTTTGCCCACGCGCAATTGCTGGCCGCGCTGCAGATTCTGCAACAAGGTGATATCGCCCCCGAGAAGATGCTCGGCTCCTGGGCCGGCGCCATGGGCCAGACCCAGTTCATCCCGACCACCTACAACACCCACGCCGTGGACTTCGATGGCGACGGGCGCCGCGACATCTGGGGTAGCCCGGCCGATGCGCTGGCCTCCACCGCGCACTACCTGCAAAGCTCTGGCTGGCAGAAAGGCCAGCCGTGGGGTTTTGAAGTCGAGGTGCCGAGCAGCTTCAACTACTCGCTGGCTGACGGAGCGATTCGCAAGACCGTCGCCGAATGGACACAGCTGGGCGTCAAGTTGCCCAACGGCGCCAGCGTGCCAGCCGGTTCCGAGCAACTGTCCGCCGCCTTGCTGCTGCCGGCCGGTTACCGTGGCCCGGCGTTCCTGATCCTCGATAACTTCCGCGCAGTGCTCAAGTACAACAACTCGTCGTCCTACGCCCTGGCGGTCAACCTGTTGTCCCAGCGCTTCAGCGGTGGCGGCCGGATCAACGGCGAATGGCCCAAGGATGACCTGCCGCTGAGCCGTTCCGAGCGCATTGAATTGCAGAATCTACTGAGCACCCACAACTACGACGCCGGCAACCCCGACGGCATCATCGGCGCCAATACCCGCAAGGCTATCCGCGCGGCACAACAGTCATTCGGCTGGCCGGCTGATGGCTACCCGACGCACAAACTGCTGGACGCCTTGCGCAGCCGTTAA
- a CDS encoding S66 peptidase family protein has product MTTRSTAIVAPHTAVPALPAAGRIAVIAPAGPAALDTEQALLWMRTRGYSLKIYPGVLEKDGYLAGSDEVRLNDLHQAFSDPAIDAILCLRGGYGSPRLLDRIDYELLRRHAKPFVGYSDITALHLAISRYAGFVTFHGPMLNADLLGGKQAPTEASLFSLLRGQLTAGSRLAHPVAYPLTTIEPGIAQGRLLGGNLSMIAATMGTPFEIDADGIILFIEDINEPLYRIDRLLTHLRLAGKLSRLRGVLVGDVAGVESDALARLVKQTFAPFAIPVLAGWRSGHCDPNLSLPMGALVTLDAGGKSLVLEQDVVVRL; this is encoded by the coding sequence ATGACCACTCGCTCTACTGCCATTGTTGCGCCACATACCGCCGTACCGGCGTTACCCGCTGCGGGCCGCATCGCAGTGATTGCGCCCGCAGGTCCGGCGGCCCTGGATACCGAACAGGCGCTGCTCTGGATGCGCACGCGCGGCTACTCGCTGAAGATCTACCCCGGGGTCCTGGAGAAGGACGGTTACCTGGCGGGCAGCGATGAGGTGCGCCTCAATGACCTGCACCAGGCGTTCAGTGACCCGGCCATCGACGCGATCCTGTGCCTGCGCGGCGGTTATGGCAGCCCGCGCCTGCTGGACCGGATCGACTACGAGCTGCTGCGCCGGCATGCCAAGCCGTTTGTCGGCTACAGCGACATCACCGCCTTGCACCTGGCGATCAGTCGCTATGCGGGGTTCGTCACCTTTCACGGGCCAATGCTCAATGCCGACCTGCTGGGGGGCAAACAAGCGCCGACCGAGGCGTCGTTGTTCAGCCTGCTCCGAGGTCAACTGACGGCCGGCAGTCGGCTGGCGCACCCGGTGGCCTACCCATTGACGACCATCGAGCCAGGCATCGCCCAGGGGCGACTGTTGGGCGGTAACCTGTCGATGATCGCCGCCACCATGGGCACGCCGTTCGAAATAGACGCCGACGGGATCATTCTGTTCATCGAAGACATCAACGAGCCGCTGTATCGCATCGATCGGTTGCTGACGCACTTGCGCCTGGCCGGCAAACTCAGCCGCTTGCGCGGGGTGCTGGTGGGGGATGTGGCGGGAGTTGAAAGCGATGCCCTGGCACGCCTGGTCAAGCAGACTTTCGCGCCGTTCGCGATTCCGGTACTGGCCGGCTGGCGCAGCGGCCATTGCGACCCGAACCTGAGCTTGCCGATGGGCGCCCTGGTGACGCTGGATGCGGGGGGCAAGAGCCTGGTGCTGGAACAGGATGTGGTGGTCAGGTTGTAG
- the lipA gene encoding lipoyl synthase — protein sequence MTTDAVQTMIPTLDVTERPAPRAKVEAGVKLRGAEKVARIPVKIIPTTELPKKPDWIRVRIPVSPEVDRIKALLRKHKLHSVCEEASCPNLGECFSGGTATFMIMGDICTRRCPFCDVGHGRPKPLDVNEPESLAIAIADLKLKYVVITSVDRDDLRDGGAQHFADCIREIRKLSPNVQLETLVPDYRGRMDVALAITAAEPPDVFNHNLETVPRLYKAARPGSDYQWSLTLLQKFKQMMPHIPTKSGLMLGLGETDEEVIEVMKRMREHDIDMLTLGQYLQPSRSHLPVQRFVHPDTFAWFAEEGYKMGFKNVASGPLVRSSYHADEQAKLVKAELMSS from the coding sequence ATGACTACTGATGCAGTGCAAACCATGATCCCGACGCTGGATGTCACCGAGCGTCCGGCCCCGCGTGCCAAGGTTGAAGCCGGCGTTAAGCTGCGCGGCGCCGAGAAGGTTGCACGCATCCCGGTAAAGATCATTCCGACCACCGAACTGCCCAAGAAGCCAGACTGGATTCGCGTGCGTATCCCGGTTTCCCCGGAAGTCGACCGCATCAAGGCCCTGCTGCGCAAACACAAGCTGCACAGTGTCTGTGAAGAGGCCTCCTGCCCGAACCTGGGCGAGTGCTTCTCGGGCGGTACCGCGACCTTCATGATCATGGGCGACATCTGCACCCGTCGTTGCCCGTTCTGCGACGTCGGTCACGGCCGTCCGAAACCACTGGACGTCAATGAGCCGGAAAGCCTGGCCATCGCCATCGCCGACCTGAAACTCAAGTACGTGGTGATCACCTCGGTCGACCGCGACGACTTGCGCGACGGCGGTGCCCAGCACTTTGCCGACTGCATCCGCGAGATCCGCAAGCTGTCGCCGAACGTGCAGCTCGAAACCCTGGTCCCCGACTACCGTGGGCGCATGGACGTGGCGCTGGCCATCACTGCCGCCGAGCCGCCAGATGTGTTCAACCACAACCTGGAAACCGTGCCGCGCCTGTACAAGGCCGCGCGTCCGGGTTCGGACTACCAGTGGTCGTTGACCCTGCTGCAGAAATTCAAGCAGATGATGCCGCACATTCCGACCAAGTCCGGCTTGATGCTGGGCCTGGGCGAAACCGACGAAGAAGTCATCGAAGTCATGAAGCGCATGCGCGAACACGACATCGACATGCTGACCCTGGGCCAATACCTGCAGCCGTCGCGCAGCCACTTGCCGGTGCAGCGTTTTGTGCACCCGGACACCTTCGCCTGGTTCGCCGAGGAAGGTTACAAGATGGGCTTCAAGAACGTCGCTTCCGGCCCGCTGGTGCGTTCCTCGTACCACGCGGACGAGCAGGCCAAGCTGGTCAAGGCCGAGCTGATGTCGTCCTGA